AATATGCCAAGCGCTTTTCCATTTCCTGGCGGTCGGCGTCATCAGTCCGCTGAAGCCGATGAGCAGTCCGTTATACAAACCATAGGCGATATATTTCCAGTTCGCGCCGTGCCAGACACCGACGATGAAAAAAACGATGATATTGGCCAGGCAAATCGGCAAAGCGCGCCCCAGATTTTTGCCCAAAAGTTTTCTGGCAAACTTGCCAAAGCGCAGCATCGTTTTGGATAGCGATAAGGGATAAAAGACATAATCCTTCATCCAGGTCCCCAGCGTAATATGCCAGCGATGCCAAAAATCCGCAATGGAAACCGCAAAAAAAGGCCGTTTGAAATTTTCGTCCAACTCAATGCCAAACAGGCTGGCAGCCCCTTTGACGACATCCATACCGCCCGAAAAATCTCCGTAAAGCTGGATGGAATAGCCTAAAACGGCCACTAAAATCGTTGTGCCGCTATATTTTTGATAGTTATTGCCCCAGAAAACCTCGCCAACCACCCGAGCCGCATTATCGGCGATCACCATTTTTTTAAAGAACCCCCAGAGAATCAGCTGCAGGGAACGCTCCATGCGCGGCCAGTTAAACTCATGCTCTTCATAGAGCTGACGCGCCAGCCGATCGAAACGGCCGATGGGGCCCTGCAGAATCTGCGGGAAAAAGGAGACAAACAAAGCAAACCGAAAGGGATTCTTTTCGGCTTCGTATTTTTCCCAATAGACATCGATGATATAACCTGCCGATTGGAAGGTATAGAATGAGATACCCAGCGGCAGCAGAAAGGCCTGGAAGGAAAGCTGCAGATCGAACAAACGATTCATGTTTGCCAGGGTGAAATTCGTATATTTGATTACTGCAAGCATACCGAAATCCAGAAGCAGCATCAGCAGCAGGACGAAGCGTTTCCTTTTCTGTTTCAGCTTCTTTTCGGTTTGACTGTTTTTGATCCGGTCCATCATTCTGCCAGCCAGATAGGATACGCCGGTAGAAAAAAGCAAAAAAGGTACTATTCTGAGGCCGGCAGACGCATAATAGACGTAACTGAAAAGCAGCAGCCATACCCATTGCCATTTTTTTGGTATGCGGTAATAGCCGATCACCGCAGCCAAGAGAAAGAGCGCAAACTTCAAAGAAACTAACGACATCATCTGCCTCCGGATCTAGAAGCGTGGCTCAGACACTACGCCTTAAGACGCTCTACCATTGCCCATAGAGCTTGGGCTGAGTTGAAATTAGCCGGTTTAATATCCATCGGCGTCACATAGACATCAAATTCTTCCTGCAGTTCGGCAACAATTGATAAAATAGCGAAAGAATCCAGAATCTGATTGTCAATGAGTGTATCACACGTTGTATAATCCACCTCCGGATTGATGTCCTCCAGAATAGCGATGATCTTTTTCATTCCTTCTGAATGATCCATGATGATTCCCCTCTCTCAAATCGAATTGAATGGATGGGTAGCAAGACTCGAGCGGACCAGACGGATTCCACCGGCCTGACTATAAAACAAAACGCCGGGAAGGTCGCGGCTCAAGAATAAGTAGATGCCTTCCGTGATCGAGTAAGCGCCTAATTTGCCAAAAACCAAGATATCACCCACGCTCAGCCGCCGTAAGGGGAGCTGTTTGACAATCACATCGCCGGCTGTACACAAGGAGCCGCAGATATGCCAATTCTCTAGCGGAGCGTCGTCCTGCTCTGCCAGATGCAGGATCGGCGGCGTTTTCATGGCCATGGTCTGCCCATAATAATTAATGTGATTGATGCCTCCGTCGATGATGCAGTAATTCTGGTCCTGATTCCGCTTACAATCAACGACGGAAGTGAGATAGTAACCGCAGAGCGCCGTCAGATAGCGTCCCATCTCCAGCATAATCTTGCCGCCGAAACGCATGTTTTGCAGCAAATCGCCGAGAGCAGCCAGCAGTTCTTTGTCATCAACGGCATCATCCTGCGCAAAATAAGGAATGTAGAGACCCGGTCCGTATTCGAGGTTCGTGAAGGTGATATGATAAGAATTCTGCAGCCGAATGCAGAGTTCATCCAAATAGCGCAGTTCTTTGGCGAGCAGCGCGATCTTTTTTTTCTGCGTCCCGGAATAATACTGCAAACCGATCAGCTGCAGGCCGGGATACTCCTGCCGGCGGGATAAAATGCGGCAAATGGTTGCCTCATCCATCCCGAATTGATTGCCGCTGGTCAGGCGCAGGATGATTTTGATGGTTTTCTGCTGTTCCCCGGCACAGCTCGCCAGCAATTGCAGCTGTTGTTCCGATTCGGCTGTAAAGGTCACAGCCGTGTCATAGCTGCGCAATACGCGTTCCATTTCGGCACGCTCTTTATTCACGCCGGATAAAACGATTTGCGCTGCCGGGATGCGGTTCCGCTCGCAAATGGCGAATTCACCCGGAGAGCAAACCTCAAAACGGTCGACTAAGCCGTTCAGGTGATCAACTAAAAAGGGATTGGCTTTCATCGCAAAGCAAAGCCCCGCCGCGCCGTCCAATTGTTGGCGGATCATGGTCAGTCTTTCCGTCAATTCATCCAGTTCGAAAACATAAGCCGGCGTCGGGAATTCCTGCGCAATCCGCGCTAACAGGCTGCGTTCCATTTTTAACTCCTTTTCAAAAGATTCCGCAAAGCCCCCCGGTCAATTTTCCCGTTCCTGCTGATTGGCATGGTTTCCACCCGCAGAAGGGTATTGGGCAGCATATAAACGGGCAATTCGGTTTTCAGCTGCCGGAGGATCAAACCTTTGGTGATATCGCCTTCATAGAAAGCGACAATTTTATTCGTCTCCGCCTCAAAGATGCAGCAGGCTCGTTTGATTTCCGGGATTCGATCCAGACAAGTCTCGATTTCACCCAATTCAATCCGCTGCCCCATGTGTTTGATTTGAAAATCCTTTCTTGAAGCAAAACAAAATTCGCCGCGCTCATTAAAATAAGCCAGATCGCCCGTCCGGTATATCAGTTCCAGAAAATGCGGATTCAACGGATTTTGCACGAAGGCTTTTTCGGTTTGTTCCCGGTTGTTGTAATAACCCAAAGCGAGCGCCGTTCCGGAAACACAGAGTTCACCCTCCTGCTGCTGCGCTGTGATCAGACGGTTGTTTTCATCCAAAAGCATGACCTTTTCATTGGGAAACGCTCGGCCCATGGGCAGAACTTCACCCGGCTGAAACTCACGGTCAATGATATAATAGGTGCAGTTGCAGGTGATCTCGGT
Above is a window of Negativicutes bacterium DNA encoding:
- a CDS encoding acyl carrier protein yields the protein MKKIIAILEDINPEVDYTTCDTLIDNQILDSFAILSIVAELQEEFDVYVTPMDIKPANFNSAQALWAMVERLKA
- a CDS encoding MBOAT family protein encodes the protein MSLVSLKFALFLLAAVIGYYRIPKKWQWVWLLLFSYVYYASAGLRIVPFLLFSTGVSYLAGRMMDRIKNSQTEKKLKQKRKRFVLLLMLLLDFGMLAVIKYTNFTLANMNRLFDLQLSFQAFLLPLGISFYTFQSAGYIIDVYWEKYEAEKNPFRFALFVSFFPQILQGPIGRFDRLARQLYEEHEFNWPRMERSLQLILWGFFKKMVIADNAARVVGEVFWGNNYQKYSGTTILVAVLGYSIQLYGDFSGGMDVVKGAASLFGIELDENFKRPFFAVSIADFWHRWHITLGTWMKDYVFYPLSLSKTMLRFGKFARKLLGKNLGRALPICLANIIVFFIVGVWHGANWKYIAYGLYNGLLIGFSGLMTPTARKWKSAWHIPAKSTVWHLFQIFRTFLLVNISWYFDRADNLTHAFALMQKTVTDFHFSDFRDGTLMLKGVSQIGPRLYNIVLFGCLLLFIVSFYQEKGVRIGEVLRAKPAVIRFLVYLLLLYALPAFGTLSSSGGGFIYAQF
- a CDS encoding alanine racemase, yielding MERSLLARIAQEFPTPAYVFELDELTERLTMIRQQLDGAAGLCFAMKANPFLVDHLNGLVDRFEVCSPGEFAICERNRIPAAQIVLSGVNKERAEMERVLRSYDTAVTFTAESEQQLQLLASCAGEQQKTIKIILRLTSGNQFGMDEATICRILSRRQEYPGLQLIGLQYYSGTQKKKIALLAKELRYLDELCIRLQNSYHITFTNLEYGPGLYIPYFAQDDAVDDKELLAALGDLLQNMRFGGKIMLEMGRYLTALCGYYLTSVVDCKRNQDQNYCIIDGGINHINYYGQTMAMKTPPILHLAEQDDAPLENWHICGSLCTAGDVIVKQLPLRRLSVGDILVFGKLGAYSITEGIYLFLSRDLPGVLFYSQAGGIRLVRSSLATHPFNSI